The DNA segment AAATAGAGAAATGCTCTCGATCGATTGATTTCGGTTCTCGTCATTCTTGATTTCGCTCGATTCGTTGCAGGCGCGCGTCCATCATCGCCGTTCGAGTTCCTTGAGACGCCGCCTCACGGTCGAAGGGGCTGGTCCGCCTTCGATTGTACGCGCCGCGACGGAATTTTCCGCGCGCAGCAGATTGCTCGCGTCGTCGCCGAAAGTAGTTGAATGACGGCGGAGATCTGCCACGCTCAAATCCTCGAGCGATTTCCCTGCGCCGATTGCCTCGCGCACGATCGCGCCGACGATCTCGTGCGCCTCGCGAAACGCCATCCCGCGGCTCACGAGATATTCAGCCAAATCGGTCGCGAGCGCGAAGCCGCCCGCCGCCGCCTTCATCCGCGCGGGCTCGAAAATGAGCGCCGGCCAGAATTTCGCCGTCAGGTCGAGCGCGGGCTTCAGCGTATCGAGCGCGTCGAACACGCGTTCCTTGTCTTCTTGCAAATCGGAATTGTAGGCGAGTGGCAAGCCTTTCAGCACCGTCAGCATCGCAACCAGGTCGCCGATGACGCGGCCGGTCTTGCCGCGAATCAATTCGAGCAGATCGGGATTTTTCTTCTGCGGCATCATCGAGCTGCCGGTCGAAAATTCATCGGGCAGAAGCGCGAAGCCAAATTCGGCGGTCGTCCAGAGAATGATCTCCTCGCACATTCGCGATAGATGAACCGCCGTCAGCGCCGACGCCGAAAGAAAATCCACGGCGAAATCGCGATCCGCTACCGCGTCGAGGCTGTTCGCGGTGACCGACTTGAATCCCAGTTCGCGCGCAACCATCCGGCGATCGAGCGGCAGCGTCGTCGCGGCGAGAGCGCCCGCGCCGAGCGGCATCACGGACATGCGCGCCGCGGTTTGCTCGAATCGTTCGCGATCGCGCGAGAGCATTTCGATGTACGCGAGCAAATGGTGCGCGAGCGTGATCGGCTGCGCGCGCTGCATATGCGTGTAGCCCGGCATGATCGTCTCGACGTGCCGCTTCGCGACCGCGATTAGAGAACGGCGCAAATGTTCGATCAGTTCGATCACGGCGGCGATTTCGTCGCGCAGAAAAAGCCGCAAATCCAGTGCGACCTGATCGTTGCGCGAGCGCGCCGTATGCAACTTGAGTCCCGGCGCTCCTGCGATCGCGATCAGTCGGCGCTCGATCGCGAGATGAATGTCTTCGTCGGCGATATCAAACTTGAAGCTGCCACTCTCGATCTCGACCCGAATCTGCTCGAGACCGCTGATGATCGCGCCCAGCTCGGCAGGCGTCAGCAATCCAACTTTGGCGAGCATCCGCGCATGCGCGATCGAGCCCAGTATGTCGTGGCGAAAGAGCCGGCGATCGAATGGCAGCGACGCGGTGAAGGCCTCGACCTCCGGCAATCGCGCGCGCGCGAATCGCCCCCGAATCAGGTTCTTGCCGCTGCCGGCGGGCGCGACGGAACCACGCTTCGGTTTGCGATCGCGCGATTTTTTCACTGT comes from the Candidatus Binatus sp. genome and includes:
- the argH gene encoding argininosuccinate lyase is translated as MKKSRDRKPKRGSVAPAGSGKNLIRGRFARARLPEVEAFTASLPFDRRLFRHDILGSIAHARMLAKVGLLTPAELGAIISGLEQIRVEIESGSFKFDIADEDIHLAIERRLIAIAGAPGLKLHTARSRNDQVALDLRLFLRDEIAAVIELIEHLRRSLIAVAKRHVETIMPGYTHMQRAQPITLAHHLLAYIEMLSRDRERFEQTAARMSVMPLGAGALAATTLPLDRRMVARELGFKSVTANSLDAVADRDFAVDFLSASALTAVHLSRMCEEIILWTTAEFGFALLPDEFSTGSSMMPQKKNPDLLELIRGKTGRVIGDLVAMLTVLKGLPLAYNSDLQEDKERVFDALDTLKPALDLTAKFWPALIFEPARMKAAAGGFALATDLAEYLVSRGMAFREAHEIVGAIVREAIGAGKSLEDLSVADLRRHSTTFGDDASNLLRAENSVAARTIEGGPAPSTVRRRLKELERR